From one Mytilus trossulus isolate FHL-02 chromosome 10, PNRI_Mtr1.1.1.hap1, whole genome shotgun sequence genomic stretch:
- the LOC134688339 gene encoding latrophilin-like protein LAT-2 isoform X1: MGATKLEGYGNSKFCWLTLESGLLWAFIGPALLVVLINLIILILVLKTMFSSHSMLTKTAKQQAKAGMRSICVILPLFGVTWVLGVFSVNEDLVVFQYLFAIFNSLQGVFIFLFHCFFNRQVRESIQHSRRRKRSTHIDLSKSTSQSSKTKNLTRESSENIHNNFDEDLKNSKNPFLQADNQVQQIVDKFKKTDHDGKEYNLHKEAGINIDDIKITNIMREAEIKDSRELGSSARHSASGSEKRKSDRSSTEKSSYGSREGLKYKASSSSSRTVTTATTRSTDLDPRHSNRSSDLRHSSRSDEDYESKMTENQTRLESIYSGTYERKLKSEKSRSNQYSPKQRKKTFEPGPSHKKGGSHWGKTKQKVPSKKQSSHDDERIHEKSRQKRGRHRDRSEMYEVDYYDNPAHQSHHHSMDDVHMQYMGYPHPQQPFVRTYDPLRTPHGYHRPDVPWYEVRRNDYC, translated from the exons ATGGGTGCTACCAAGTTAGAAGGTTATGGAAACTCAAAATT ttgTTGGCTGACCCTTGAGTCAGGTTTATTATGGGCATTTATTGGTCCTGCTCTACTTGTAGTATTA ataaaTTTAATCATTCTCATTCTGGTGCTAAAAACCATGTTCAGCAGTCATTCTATGTTGACAAAAACTGCCAAACAGCAAGCAAA AGCTGGTATGAGAAGTATATGTGTTATATTGCCATTATTTGGTGTCACATGGGTGCTTGGTGTATTTTCTGTCAATGAAGATTTAGTTGTGTTTCAGTATTTATTTGCAATATTCAACTCATTACAG ggagttttcatatttttattccaTTGCTTCTTCAACAGACAG GTTAGAGAAAGTATACAACATAGTCGCAGAAGAAAAAGAAGTACTCATATAGATTTATCTAAGTCTACCTCACAATCATCTAAAACA aAAAATTTAACTAGAGAATCATCGGAAAAcattcacaataactttgatgAAGATTTAAAAA ATTCCAAGAACCCATTCCTTCAGGCTGACAATCAAGTTCAGCAGAttgttgataaatttaaaaagactgACCATGACGGGAAAGAGTACAATCTACATAAAGAGGCTGGTATCAATATAGACGAtatcaaaatcaccaatataatgAGGGAGGCAGAAATTAAGGACTCCAGAGAACTGGGTTCTTCAGCACGCCATAGTGCATCAGGAAGTGAAAAAAGG aaatcTGATAGAAGCAGTACAGAAAAGTCATCTTATGGATCTCGTGAGGGTCTGAAATACAAAGCCTCATCCAGCTCCTCAAGGACCGTGACTACTGCTACAACTAGGTCTACTGACCTAGACCCAAGACATTCCAATAGGTCCAGTGACCTGAGGCATTCCAGTAGGTCAGACGAAGACTATGAG tctaaaatgacagaGAACCAAACAAGATTAGAAAGTATATACAGTGGTACTTATGAG AGAAAACTTAAATCAGAAAAATCTAGGTCTAATCAGTACAGTCCTAAACAGCGAAAGAAAACATTTGAG CCTGGTCCATCTCATAAGAAAGGAGGTTCTCATTGGGGGAAGACTAAACAGAAAGTACCATCAAAGAAACAGAGTTCACACGATGATGAAAGAATTCACGAAAAGTCACGCCAAAAGAGAGGTAGACATCGTGATCGATCAGAAATGTATGAAGTTGATTATTATGACAACCCAGCTCATCAATCACATCACCATAGCATGGACGATGTTCACATGCAATACATGGGATATCCACATCCACAACAACCATTTGTCAGGACATACGATCCTTTACGGACACCACATGGCTATCATCGTCCAGATGTTCCGTGGTATGAAGTCAGACGCAATGATTATTGTTGA
- the LOC134688339 gene encoding latrophilin-like protein LAT-2 isoform X2, giving the protein MGATKLEGYGNSKFCWLTLESGLLWAFIGPALLVVLINLIILILVLKTMFSSHSMLTKTAKQQAKAGMRSICVILPLFGVTWVLGVFSVNEDLVVFQYLFAIFNSLQGVFIFLFHCFFNRQVRESIQHSRRRKRSTHIDLSKSTSQSSKTKNLTRESSENIHNNFDEDLKNSKNPFLQADNQVQQIVDKFKKTDHDGKEYNLHKEAGINIDDIKITNIMREAEIKDSRELGSSARHSASGSEKRKSDRSSTEKSSYGSREGLKYKASSSSSRTVTTATTRSTDLDPRHSNRSSDLRHSSRSDEDYERKLKSEKSRSNQYSPKQRKKTFEPGPSHKKGGSHWGKTKQKVPSKKQSSHDDERIHEKSRQKRGRHRDRSEMYEVDYYDNPAHQSHHHSMDDVHMQYMGYPHPQQPFVRTYDPLRTPHGYHRPDVPWYEVRRNDYC; this is encoded by the exons ATGGGTGCTACCAAGTTAGAAGGTTATGGAAACTCAAAATT ttgTTGGCTGACCCTTGAGTCAGGTTTATTATGGGCATTTATTGGTCCTGCTCTACTTGTAGTATTA ataaaTTTAATCATTCTCATTCTGGTGCTAAAAACCATGTTCAGCAGTCATTCTATGTTGACAAAAACTGCCAAACAGCAAGCAAA AGCTGGTATGAGAAGTATATGTGTTATATTGCCATTATTTGGTGTCACATGGGTGCTTGGTGTATTTTCTGTCAATGAAGATTTAGTTGTGTTTCAGTATTTATTTGCAATATTCAACTCATTACAG ggagttttcatatttttattccaTTGCTTCTTCAACAGACAG GTTAGAGAAAGTATACAACATAGTCGCAGAAGAAAAAGAAGTACTCATATAGATTTATCTAAGTCTACCTCACAATCATCTAAAACA aAAAATTTAACTAGAGAATCATCGGAAAAcattcacaataactttgatgAAGATTTAAAAA ATTCCAAGAACCCATTCCTTCAGGCTGACAATCAAGTTCAGCAGAttgttgataaatttaaaaagactgACCATGACGGGAAAGAGTACAATCTACATAAAGAGGCTGGTATCAATATAGACGAtatcaaaatcaccaatataatgAGGGAGGCAGAAATTAAGGACTCCAGAGAACTGGGTTCTTCAGCACGCCATAGTGCATCAGGAAGTGAAAAAAGG aaatcTGATAGAAGCAGTACAGAAAAGTCATCTTATGGATCTCGTGAGGGTCTGAAATACAAAGCCTCATCCAGCTCCTCAAGGACCGTGACTACTGCTACAACTAGGTCTACTGACCTAGACCCAAGACATTCCAATAGGTCCAGTGACCTGAGGCATTCCAGTAGGTCAGACGAAGACTATGAG AGAAAACTTAAATCAGAAAAATCTAGGTCTAATCAGTACAGTCCTAAACAGCGAAAGAAAACATTTGAG CCTGGTCCATCTCATAAGAAAGGAGGTTCTCATTGGGGGAAGACTAAACAGAAAGTACCATCAAAGAAACAGAGTTCACACGATGATGAAAGAATTCACGAAAAGTCACGCCAAAAGAGAGGTAGACATCGTGATCGATCAGAAATGTATGAAGTTGATTATTATGACAACCCAGCTCATCAATCACATCACCATAGCATGGACGATGTTCACATGCAATACATGGGATATCCACATCCACAACAACCATTTGTCAGGACATACGATCCTTTACGGACACCACATGGCTATCATCGTCCAGATGTTCCGTGGTATGAAGTCAGACGCAATGATTATTGTTGA
- the LOC134688339 gene encoding latrophilin-like protein LAT-2 isoform X3 → MGATKLEGYGNSKFCWLTLESGLLWAFIGPALLVVLINLIILILVLKTMFSSHSMLTKTAKQQAKAGMRSICVILPLFGVTWVLGVFSVNEDLVVFQYLFAIFNSLQGVFIFLFHCFFNRQVRESIQHSRRRKRSTHIDLSKSTSQSSKTKNLTRESSENIHNNFDEDLKNSKNPFLQADNQVQQIVDKFKKTDHDGKEYNLHKEAGINIDDIKITNIMREAEIKDSRELGSSARHSASGSEKRKSDRSSTEKSSYGSREGLKYKASSSSSRTVTTATTRSTDLDPRHSNRSSDLRHSSRSDEDYESKMTENQTRLESIYSGTYEPGPSHKKGGSHWGKTKQKVPSKKQSSHDDERIHEKSRQKRGRHRDRSEMYEVDYYDNPAHQSHHHSMDDVHMQYMGYPHPQQPFVRTYDPLRTPHGYHRPDVPWYEVRRNDYC, encoded by the exons ATGGGTGCTACCAAGTTAGAAGGTTATGGAAACTCAAAATT ttgTTGGCTGACCCTTGAGTCAGGTTTATTATGGGCATTTATTGGTCCTGCTCTACTTGTAGTATTA ataaaTTTAATCATTCTCATTCTGGTGCTAAAAACCATGTTCAGCAGTCATTCTATGTTGACAAAAACTGCCAAACAGCAAGCAAA AGCTGGTATGAGAAGTATATGTGTTATATTGCCATTATTTGGTGTCACATGGGTGCTTGGTGTATTTTCTGTCAATGAAGATTTAGTTGTGTTTCAGTATTTATTTGCAATATTCAACTCATTACAG ggagttttcatatttttattccaTTGCTTCTTCAACAGACAG GTTAGAGAAAGTATACAACATAGTCGCAGAAGAAAAAGAAGTACTCATATAGATTTATCTAAGTCTACCTCACAATCATCTAAAACA aAAAATTTAACTAGAGAATCATCGGAAAAcattcacaataactttgatgAAGATTTAAAAA ATTCCAAGAACCCATTCCTTCAGGCTGACAATCAAGTTCAGCAGAttgttgataaatttaaaaagactgACCATGACGGGAAAGAGTACAATCTACATAAAGAGGCTGGTATCAATATAGACGAtatcaaaatcaccaatataatgAGGGAGGCAGAAATTAAGGACTCCAGAGAACTGGGTTCTTCAGCACGCCATAGTGCATCAGGAAGTGAAAAAAGG aaatcTGATAGAAGCAGTACAGAAAAGTCATCTTATGGATCTCGTGAGGGTCTGAAATACAAAGCCTCATCCAGCTCCTCAAGGACCGTGACTACTGCTACAACTAGGTCTACTGACCTAGACCCAAGACATTCCAATAGGTCCAGTGACCTGAGGCATTCCAGTAGGTCAGACGAAGACTATGAG tctaaaatgacagaGAACCAAACAAGATTAGAAAGTATATACAGTGGTACTTATGAG CCTGGTCCATCTCATAAGAAAGGAGGTTCTCATTGGGGGAAGACTAAACAGAAAGTACCATCAAAGAAACAGAGTTCACACGATGATGAAAGAATTCACGAAAAGTCACGCCAAAAGAGAGGTAGACATCGTGATCGATCAGAAATGTATGAAGTTGATTATTATGACAACCCAGCTCATCAATCACATCACCATAGCATGGACGATGTTCACATGCAATACATGGGATATCCACATCCACAACAACCATTTGTCAGGACATACGATCCTTTACGGACACCACATGGCTATCATCGTCCAGATGTTCCGTGGTATGAAGTCAGACGCAATGATTATTGTTGA
- the LOC134688339 gene encoding adhesion G-protein coupled receptor D1-like isoform X5 — MGATKLEGYGNSKFCWLTLESGLLWAFIGPALLVVLINLIILILVLKTMFSSHSMLTKTAKQQAKAGMRSICVILPLFGVTWVLGVFSVNEDLVVFQYLFAIFNSLQGVFIFLFHCFFNRQVRESIQHSRRRKRSTHIDLSKSTSQSSKTKNLTRESSENIHNNFDEDLKNSKNPFLQADNQVQQIVDKFKKTDHDGKEYNLHKEAGINIDDIKITNIMREAEIKDSRELGSSARHSASGSEKRKSDRSSTEKSSYGSREGLKYKASSSSSRTVTTATTRSTDLDPRHSNRSSDLRHSSRSDEDYESKMTENQTRLESIYSGTYEIGS; from the exons ATGGGTGCTACCAAGTTAGAAGGTTATGGAAACTCAAAATT ttgTTGGCTGACCCTTGAGTCAGGTTTATTATGGGCATTTATTGGTCCTGCTCTACTTGTAGTATTA ataaaTTTAATCATTCTCATTCTGGTGCTAAAAACCATGTTCAGCAGTCATTCTATGTTGACAAAAACTGCCAAACAGCAAGCAAA AGCTGGTATGAGAAGTATATGTGTTATATTGCCATTATTTGGTGTCACATGGGTGCTTGGTGTATTTTCTGTCAATGAAGATTTAGTTGTGTTTCAGTATTTATTTGCAATATTCAACTCATTACAG ggagttttcatatttttattccaTTGCTTCTTCAACAGACAG GTTAGAGAAAGTATACAACATAGTCGCAGAAGAAAAAGAAGTACTCATATAGATTTATCTAAGTCTACCTCACAATCATCTAAAACA aAAAATTTAACTAGAGAATCATCGGAAAAcattcacaataactttgatgAAGATTTAAAAA ATTCCAAGAACCCATTCCTTCAGGCTGACAATCAAGTTCAGCAGAttgttgataaatttaaaaagactgACCATGACGGGAAAGAGTACAATCTACATAAAGAGGCTGGTATCAATATAGACGAtatcaaaatcaccaatataatgAGGGAGGCAGAAATTAAGGACTCCAGAGAACTGGGTTCTTCAGCACGCCATAGTGCATCAGGAAGTGAAAAAAGG aaatcTGATAGAAGCAGTACAGAAAAGTCATCTTATGGATCTCGTGAGGGTCTGAAATACAAAGCCTCATCCAGCTCCTCAAGGACCGTGACTACTGCTACAACTAGGTCTACTGACCTAGACCCAAGACATTCCAATAGGTCCAGTGACCTGAGGCATTCCAGTAGGTCAGACGAAGACTATGAG tctaaaatgacagaGAACCAAACAAGATTAGAAAGTATATACAGTGGTACTTATGAG ATTGGAAGTTAA
- the LOC134688339 gene encoding latrophilin-like protein LAT-2 isoform X4: MGATKLEGYGNSKFCWLTLESGLLWAFIGPALLVVLINLIILILVLKTMFSSHSMLTKTAKQQAKAGMRSICVILPLFGVTWVLGVFSVNEDLVVFQYLFAIFNSLQGVFIFLFHCFFNRQVRESIQHSRRRKRSTHIDLSKSTSQSSKTKNLTRESSENIHNNFDEDLKNSKNPFLQADNQVQQIVDKFKKTDHDGKEYNLHKEAGINIDDIKITNIMREAEIKDSRELGSSARHSASGSEKRKSDRSSTEKSSYGSREGLKYKASSSSSRTVTTATTRSTDLDPRHSNRSSDLRHSSRSDEDYEPGPSHKKGGSHWGKTKQKVPSKKQSSHDDERIHEKSRQKRGRHRDRSEMYEVDYYDNPAHQSHHHSMDDVHMQYMGYPHPQQPFVRTYDPLRTPHGYHRPDVPWYEVRRNDYC, encoded by the exons ATGGGTGCTACCAAGTTAGAAGGTTATGGAAACTCAAAATT ttgTTGGCTGACCCTTGAGTCAGGTTTATTATGGGCATTTATTGGTCCTGCTCTACTTGTAGTATTA ataaaTTTAATCATTCTCATTCTGGTGCTAAAAACCATGTTCAGCAGTCATTCTATGTTGACAAAAACTGCCAAACAGCAAGCAAA AGCTGGTATGAGAAGTATATGTGTTATATTGCCATTATTTGGTGTCACATGGGTGCTTGGTGTATTTTCTGTCAATGAAGATTTAGTTGTGTTTCAGTATTTATTTGCAATATTCAACTCATTACAG ggagttttcatatttttattccaTTGCTTCTTCAACAGACAG GTTAGAGAAAGTATACAACATAGTCGCAGAAGAAAAAGAAGTACTCATATAGATTTATCTAAGTCTACCTCACAATCATCTAAAACA aAAAATTTAACTAGAGAATCATCGGAAAAcattcacaataactttgatgAAGATTTAAAAA ATTCCAAGAACCCATTCCTTCAGGCTGACAATCAAGTTCAGCAGAttgttgataaatttaaaaagactgACCATGACGGGAAAGAGTACAATCTACATAAAGAGGCTGGTATCAATATAGACGAtatcaaaatcaccaatataatgAGGGAGGCAGAAATTAAGGACTCCAGAGAACTGGGTTCTTCAGCACGCCATAGTGCATCAGGAAGTGAAAAAAGG aaatcTGATAGAAGCAGTACAGAAAAGTCATCTTATGGATCTCGTGAGGGTCTGAAATACAAAGCCTCATCCAGCTCCTCAAGGACCGTGACTACTGCTACAACTAGGTCTACTGACCTAGACCCAAGACATTCCAATAGGTCCAGTGACCTGAGGCATTCCAGTAGGTCAGACGAAGACTATGAG CCTGGTCCATCTCATAAGAAAGGAGGTTCTCATTGGGGGAAGACTAAACAGAAAGTACCATCAAAGAAACAGAGTTCACACGATGATGAAAGAATTCACGAAAAGTCACGCCAAAAGAGAGGTAGACATCGTGATCGATCAGAAATGTATGAAGTTGATTATTATGACAACCCAGCTCATCAATCACATCACCATAGCATGGACGATGTTCACATGCAATACATGGGATATCCACATCCACAACAACCATTTGTCAGGACATACGATCCTTTACGGACACCACATGGCTATCATCGTCCAGATGTTCCGTGGTATGAAGTCAGACGCAATGATTATTGTTGA